One Hordeum vulgare subsp. vulgare chromosome 4H, MorexV3_pseudomolecules_assembly, whole genome shotgun sequence DNA window includes the following coding sequences:
- the LOC123450399 gene encoding pyruvate dehydrogenase E1 component subunit beta-1, mitochondrial-like, whose amino-acid sequence MDWQTSLQVYHLSGYALIEREGKDVTITAFSKMVGYALEVRHAIFGFDTPLAFISQGCHIEILSKEGISAEVIKLRSIRPLDRATINASVRKTNRLVTLEEGFPQYVVGAEICMSVVEESFEYLDAPIERIAGADVPMPYAANLERLVVPQIYPG is encoded by the exons ATGGACTGGCAAACTTCTCTCCAAGTTTACCATTTATCTGGG TATGCACTG ATAGAGCGTGAGGGTAAAGATGTTACGATTACTGCATTCTCCAAGATGGTCGGTTATGCTCTTGAGGTGCGTCATGCTATATTTG GATTTGACACACCGTTAGCTTTCATTTCTCAAGGATGTCACATTGAGATACTGTCCAAGGAAGGAATCAGTGCTGAG GTGATCAAACTCCGATCAATTAGGCCACTGGATAGAGCCACCATAAATGCATCTGTTAGGAAAACAAATAGATTGGTGACTCTTGAAGAAGGCTTCCCCcagtatgttgttggtgctgagaTATG CATGTCTGTTGTAGAAGAAAGTTTTGAGTATCTTGATGCTCCAATTGAGAGGATTGCTGGAGCTGATGTACCCATGCCCTATGCTGCCAACCTTGAGAGATTGGTTGTTCCACAG atttacccag GTTAG